The following are from one region of the Flavobacteriaceae bacterium UJ101 genome:
- a CDS encoding putative tRNA-dihydrouridine synthase (Catalyzes the synthesis of 5,6-dihydrouridine (D), a modified base found in the D-loop of most tRNAs, via the reduction of the C5-C6 double bond in target uridines; Belongs to the Dus family.; KEGG: gfo:GFO_3332 UJ101; Oxidoreductases) → MAKIGNIDLGEFPLLLAPMEDVSDPPFRRLCKEHGADVMYTEFISVEGLIRDARKSVKKLDIFEYEKPIGIQIFGANLDSMIEATDIVTEAQPDILDINFGCPVKKVVGKGAGAGILKDIDKMVRLTKAVVDRTHLPVTVKTRLGWDHDSIKIVEVAERLQDVGIAALSIHGRTRSQMYKGEADWTLIREAKQNPRIHIPIFGNGDVDSPEKAKLMRDEYGLDGAMIGRAAIGYPWIFDEIKHYFKTGEHLNPPTIKERVEAAKKHLTWSVEWKGERTGIVETRRHYTNYFRGIPYFKEYKNKLVTTDELDVLFETLETISEKF, encoded by the coding sequence TTGGCAAAAATAGGTAACATAGATTTAGGTGAATTCCCTTTATTATTAGCTCCCATGGAGGATGTGAGTGATCCACCCTTTAGAAGATTATGTAAAGAGCACGGGGCTGATGTAATGTATACTGAATTTATTTCAGTTGAAGGTTTAATTCGAGATGCACGAAAAAGTGTAAAAAAACTCGATATTTTTGAATATGAAAAGCCCATTGGTATTCAAATTTTTGGTGCTAATTTAGATTCTATGATTGAAGCTACTGACATTGTAACAGAAGCTCAACCTGACATTTTAGATATTAATTTTGGTTGTCCTGTAAAAAAAGTAGTAGGTAAAGGTGCTGGAGCAGGTATTTTAAAAGATATTGACAAAATGGTTCGTTTAACCAAAGCCGTTGTAGATCGAACTCATCTGCCTGTAACAGTAAAAACACGTTTAGGTTGGGATCATGATTCTATTAAAATAGTGGAAGTTGCTGAACGCTTACAAGATGTAGGTATCGCCGCACTATCTATCCACGGTAGAACGCGTTCTCAAATGTATAAAGGTGAAGCCGATTGGACTTTAATTAGAGAAGCAAAGCAAAACCCTCGAATACACATTCCTATCTTTGGAAATGGAGATGTAGATTCTCCTGAAAAAGCAAAGCTCATGCGTGATGAATACGGTTTAGATGGAGCTATGATCGGGCGTGCAGCTATTGGTTACCCTTGGATATTTGATGAAATTAAACATTATTTTAAAACTGGGGAGCATTTAAACCCTCCAACGATAAAAGAACGTGTAGAAGCTGCTAAAAAACATTTAACTTGGTCTGTAGAATGGAAAGGAGAACGTACGGGCATTGTTGAAACTAGACGTCATTATACCAACTATTTTAGAGGGATTCCTTATTTCAAAGAATATAAAAACAAATTGGTTACAACGGATGAACTTGATGTTTTATTTGAAACATTAGAAACCATTTCAGAAAAGTTTTAA
- the lytE gene encoding putative endopeptidase (Belongs to the peptidase C40 family.; KEGG: bif:N288_10955 peptidoglycan endopeptidase LytE; Acting on peptide bonds (peptidases)), whose amino-acid sequence MSIIKIGKNILFFTVFIMVTSCVPNYYVQNTKGTASNIPEAVVKSRTYQNNHEVEKKEEFIPYKPIEVIEDTSIANKTLERNASLDVKNRATTSANIKADQILSTARTYLGTPYRYGGMSRSGIDCSAFVQKSFGPHDISLPRVSRDQAKKGHYVSKSQLEKGDLVFFATQGGGRVSHVGIIITPDGNNSSFIHASSSKGVTVSKLSNSYWSKRYLQARRIINSRG is encoded by the coding sequence ATGAGTATTATTAAAATAGGTAAAAATATTCTTTTTTTTACAGTATTTATAATGGTAACCAGTTGTGTTCCTAATTATTATGTTCAAAATACAAAAGGAACTGCATCAAATATTCCAGAAGCTGTAGTAAAATCAAGAACATATCAGAATAATCATGAAGTAGAAAAAAAGGAAGAATTTATACCTTATAAACCTATTGAAGTAATAGAAGATACTTCGATAGCTAATAAAACTTTAGAAAGAAATGCATCTTTAGATGTTAAAAACAGAGCCACAACAAGTGCTAACATAAAAGCTGATCAAATTTTATCAACTGCAAGAACCTATTTGGGAACACCTTATCGTTATGGAGGAATGTCGAGAAGTGGAATCGACTGTTCAGCTTTTGTCCAAAAATCATTTGGACCCCATGATATTTCATTACCTCGTGTTTCTAGAGATCAAGCCAAAAAAGGACATTATGTTTCTAAGTCACAATTAGAAAAAGGAGATTTGGTGTTTTTTGCAACACAAGGAGGAGGAAGAGTCTCTCACGTAGGAATTATTATTACACCTGATGGTAATAATAGCTCCTTTATACATGCTTCATCTTCAAAAGGTGTAACGGTTTCTAAATTAAGTAACTCTTATTGGAGTAAACGTTATTTACAAGCAAGGAGAATTATTAATTCAAGAGGATAA
- a CDS encoding 30S ribosomal protein S20 (Binds directly to 16S ribosomal RNA; Belongs to the ribosomal protein S20P family.), giving the protein MANHKSALKRIRQSETRRLRNRFYHKSTRTAIKKLREEEDKKSAEEQFPKVVSMIDRLAKKNIIHKNKASNLKSKLAKKVAAL; this is encoded by the coding sequence ATGGCAAATCATAAGTCAGCTTTAAAAAGAATCAGACAATCTGAAACAAGACGTTTAAGAAATCGTTTTTATCATAAATCGACTCGTACGGCTATTAAAAAGTTAAGAGAAGAGGAAGATAAGAAATCTGCTGAAGAGCAATTTCCTAAAGTTGTTTCTATGATTGATCGTTTAGCTAAAAAGAACATTATTCACAAGAATAAAGCTTCTAACTTAAAAAGTAAATTAGCTAAGAAAGTAGCGGCATTATAA